In Streptomyces nojiriensis, one genomic interval encodes:
- a CDS encoding bile acid:sodium symporter codes for MSQEPQGLVARMEHHQIPIYLGAMVLGAFLGRAAPSAGPGLEHAINPVLGALLFVTFLQVPAGDLIRSLRDGRFLSAALVVNFVVVPLVVAAMFTFLPADQAVRIGVLLVLLCPCVDYVIVFSGLAGGDSRRLLAATPLLLVAQMLLLPGLLYLFMGPGLADVVEVGPFLEAFLFLIVIPLVLAWALQAWAARATAGQKVSDAATTTMVPLMAATLITVVASQVPELGGSLGDVAAVIPFYAAFLVVMAFAGRIVARLFRLEVPAARAIVFTGATRNSLVVLPLALALPDELAVAAVVVVTQTLVEVIGMVAYVRLVPRLVPEPVTVA; via the coding sequence GTGTCGCAGGAACCGCAGGGTCTGGTCGCGCGCATGGAGCACCACCAGATCCCGATCTACCTCGGCGCCATGGTCCTGGGCGCATTCCTCGGCCGGGCGGCGCCCTCGGCGGGGCCGGGACTCGAACACGCCATCAACCCCGTCCTCGGGGCACTGCTCTTCGTGACCTTCCTCCAGGTCCCGGCCGGCGATCTGATCCGCTCCCTGCGCGACGGCCGGTTCCTGTCCGCGGCCCTGGTCGTGAACTTCGTCGTCGTGCCCCTGGTCGTCGCCGCGATGTTCACGTTCCTGCCCGCCGACCAGGCCGTACGCATCGGTGTCCTGCTGGTGCTGCTGTGCCCGTGCGTGGACTACGTGATCGTCTTCAGCGGCCTGGCCGGTGGCGACAGCCGCCGGCTGCTGGCCGCGACCCCGCTCCTGCTCGTCGCCCAGATGCTGCTCCTGCCAGGCCTGCTGTACCTGTTCATGGGTCCCGGCCTGGCCGACGTCGTCGAGGTCGGCCCGTTCCTGGAAGCCTTCCTCTTCCTCATCGTGATCCCCCTCGTGCTGGCCTGGGCCCTCCAGGCCTGGGCGGCCCGCGCCACGGCGGGGCAGAAGGTGTCGGATGCGGCCACGACGACGATGGTGCCGCTGATGGCCGCCACGCTCATCACCGTGGTCGCCTCCCAGGTCCCCGAGCTCGGTGGAAGTCTCGGTGACGTCGCGGCCGTCATCCCCTTCTACGCCGCGTTCCTCGTGGTCATGGCCTTCGCCGGACGCATCGTCGCCCGGCTCTTCCGCCTCGAGGTGCCCGCGGCCCGCGCGATCGTGTTCACCGGAGCGACCCGCAACTCACTGGTCGTGCTGCCCCTGGCCCTCGCCCTCCCCGACGAGCTCGCGGTCGCGGCGGTCGTCGTGGTCACCCAGACCCTGGTCGAGGTCATCGGCATGGTCGCCTACGTGCGTCTGGTCCCGCGCCTGGTCCCGGAGCCGGTCACGGTCGCGTGA
- a CDS encoding MerR family DNA-binding protein produces the protein MIRIALSFRFGGRWPREPTAETIFTRDAQGAGLTLAEIRSVPEIRDSGQAPCGQVTSLIDQRLTDIALRELARRAAATDPGTCSEGEVCTILTRP, from the coding sequence GTGATCCGCATCGCGCTGTCCTTCCGGTTCGGTGGCAGGTGGCCTCGTGAACCGACGGCCGAGACCATCTTCACCCGGGACGCCCAGGGCGCGGGCCTGACGCTCGCCGAGATCCGCTCGGTACCGGAGATCCGCGACAGCGGGCAGGCCCCCTGCGGACAGGTCACGAGCCTCATCGATCAGCGGCTGACGGACATCGCGCTGCGCGAACTCGCCCGGCGGGCCGCTGCCACCGACCCCGGTACCTGCTCCGAAGGCGAGGTCTGCACCATCCTCACGCGACCGTGA
- a CDS encoding alkylmercury lyase, with the protein MRITILTVPDCPNAPVVRDRLTAALDGREVGIELVEVSEEGDAARWGMTGSPTVLIDGTDPFAVSGAPPSVSCRLYRDAEGRADGAPSVRALREALAGAHRIPSPNPSRPQLGGQPPTS; encoded by the coding sequence ATGCGGATCACGATCCTCACGGTGCCGGACTGCCCGAACGCACCGGTCGTACGGGACCGGCTCACGGCGGCACTCGACGGCCGCGAAGTCGGGATCGAGCTGGTCGAGGTGTCCGAGGAGGGCGACGCGGCCCGGTGGGGCATGACCGGCTCTCCGACCGTCCTCATCGACGGAACGGACCCCTTCGCCGTTTCCGGTGCTCCGCCGTCGGTCTCGTGCCGCCTCTACCGCGACGCCGAAGGCCGCGCCGACGGTGCACCGAGCGTCCGGGCCCTGCGGGAGGCACTGGCGGGAGCGCACCGGATCCCGAGCCCGAACCCTTCGCGGCCCCAGCTGGGCGGACAGCCCCCGACGTCCTGA